A single Nicotiana tabacum cultivar K326 chromosome 5, ASM71507v2, whole genome shotgun sequence DNA region contains:
- the LOC107801111 gene encoding uncharacterized protein LOC107801111 codes for MVGLSIGEKNFIKGGIAQDMRNDGRKRLTYRPIYVETGVIPQANGSARIKLGPTDVIAGVKAELGKPSQAHPDQGKIYIHVDCSPTAEPSFEGRGGEELSAELTAALEGCLLGGKSGAGAGIDPSSLSIKEGKVCWDLYIDCLVISSGGNLLDALGAAIKAALSNTGIPRVQVREAASSDEQADVDVSDEEFLQFDTSGIPVIVTLIKVGRHYIVDATSEEESLMNSAVSISVNRQGLVCGLTKRGGIGLDPSVILDMISVAKHVSEQLINKLDSEIEAAEKAHEDEP; via the exons ATGGTAGGGCTATCTATTGGAGAAAAAAACTTTATTAAGGGTGGTATTGCCCAGGATATGCGCAATGATGGTAGAAAGCGACTAACCTATCGACCAATTTATGTGGAAACAGGTGTTATTCCTCAG GCAAATGGATCTGCAAGAATCAAGTTGGGTCCAACTGATGTTATTGCCGGTGTCAAG GCGGAACTTGGAAAACCAAGTCAAGCGCATCCTGACCAAGGGAAAATTTATATTCACGTCGACTGCAGTCCCACAGCAGAGCCATCGTTTGAG GGCAGAGGAGGCGAGGAATTGTCCGCAGAACTCACAGCTGCACTTGAGGGGTGTCTTTTGGGTGGTAAAAGTGGAGCAG GGGCTGGAATAGATCCGTCATCTCTCTCAATCAAAGAAGGAAAAGTATGTTGGGATCTGTATATTGATTGCCTTGTCATTAGTTCTGGCGGGAATCTTCTCGACGCACTAGGTGCTGCAATCAAG GCTGCACTGAGCAATACGGGTATTCCAAGAGTTCAGGTTCGTGAAGCTGCTTCATCCGATGAGCAGGCAGATGTGGATGTTAGTGATGAAGAATTTCTGCAATTTGACACCAGCGGAATACCAGTCATAGTTACTTTGATAAAG GTTGGAAGGCACTACATTGTCGATGCAACTTCAGAGGAGGAGTCCCTAATGAACTCGGCTGTTTCTATTTCTGTTAATAGACAAGGGTTAGTATGTGGGTTGACCAAACGAGGAGGCATCGGGTTAGATCCTAGTGTCATACTTGACATGATATCTGTGGCAAAACATGTAAGCGAGCAGCTAATCAACAAGCTTGATTCGGAGATAGAAGCCGCTGAAAAAGCTCATGAAGATGAACCATGA